One genomic window of Pempheris klunzingeri isolate RE-2024b chromosome 12, fPemKlu1.hap1, whole genome shotgun sequence includes the following:
- the tlx1 gene encoding T-cell leukemia homeobox protein 1, with the protein MDHFGLLGAHHVEPISFGIDQILNTVEQSCMLGVRMHEPDYGPGAYSGGGGGFSCANSGYNGSASSCGVGSLGGAYHMNMGVNASGTNVNAAGVIRVPAHRPLSCGNPPIPPVSGTVGNLNALTFPWMESNRRYTKDRFTVSLSPLTVTRRVGHPYQNRTPPKKKKPRTSFTRLQICELEKRFHRQKYLASAERAALAKALKMTDAQVKTWFQNRRTKWRRQTAEEREAERQQANRILMQLQQEAFQKTINQPLTPDPLCLQNSSLFALQNLQPWTENTGKIGSVSACE; encoded by the exons ATGGATCACTTCGGGCTCCTGGGGGCGCATCATGTGGAGCCCATCAGCTTCGGCATCGACCAGATCCTCAACACCGTGGAGCAGAGCTGCATGCTGGGAGTGAGGATGCACGAGCCGGACTACGGCCCCGGGGCCTacagcggcggcggcggcggcttCTCGTGCGCCAACAGCGGATATAACGGCTCCGCCAGCTCGTGCGGGGTGGGCTCCCTCGGCGGGGCTTATCACATGAACATGGGTGTGAATGCGAGCGGCACTAACGTGAACGCCGCCGGGGTGATCCGCGTCCCCGCGCACCGGCCTCTGAGCTGCGGGAACCCCCCCATCCCTCCGGTGAGCGGCACCGTCGGCAACCTGAACGCACTGACCTTCCCCTGGATGGAGAGCAACCGGCGCTACACCAAAGACAGGTTCACAG tGTCTCTCTCACCCCTCACTGTAACACGTCGCGTAGGTCATCCCTACCAGAACCGGACGCctccaaagaagaagaagcctcGCACGTCCTTCACGCGGCTACAGATCTGTGAGCTGGAGAAAAGGTTCCACCGGCAGAAGTACCTGGCGTCTGCTGAGCGGGCCGCTCTCGCTAAAGCCCTGAAGATGACCGACGCTCAGGTCAAAACCTGGTTCCAAAACAGGCGCACCAAATGGAG GCGGCAGACGGCGGAGGAGCGCGAGGCGGAGCGGCAGCAGGCCAACCGGATCctgatgcagctgcagcaggaggccTTCCAGAAGACCATCAACCAGCCGCTCACCCCGGACCCGCTGTGCCTGCAGAACAGCTCTCTGTTCGCCCTGCAGAACCTGCAGCCCTGGACCGAGAACACCGGCAAGATCGGCAGCGTGTCGGCCTGCGAGTAG